DNA sequence from the Actinomycetota bacterium genome:
GTCGCGGGGGCCGGCGGCCGGGCCCCGGCGGCGCGGCCCGCGGGTCGCCGGGTCCCGGGCCGGCCCCGGCCGCCGGCGTCCCCCGCGGGATCGCCGGTCGCTCATTGGCGCACCGTCCTGCCCGGCACCGCCTCGTATGCGCCCGCCGTGCTCATCGGCCCAGCCACTCGTCGGGACCGAGGCGGGCGCCGCGGGCGAACTCGGCCCCGGACATGGCCCGGCGCCCCTCGGGCCGCAGCTCCAGCAGCTCAAGGGGCCGGTCGCCGGTCCCGACCAGCAGCCGCCCGCCCGGGGCGAGGACGAGCCGCCCCGGGTCCGGCGCCGGCCCGCGTTCGCCGTGGTCGGCGACGGCGGCCCGGGTGATCTTGAGGCGGCGGCCGCGGTGGGTGGTCCAGGCGCCCGGGGCCGGGGTGAAGGCGCGGACGGCGTCGGCCACCCGGCCCGCCGGCCGGGTGAAGTCGAGGCGGGCCTCCTCGGCGGTGACCTTGGGGGCGTGGCTGACCCCGGCCTCGGGCTGGGGCCGGGGCTCGACCTGGCCGGACTCGAGGGCGTCGAGGGTCTCCACGGTCAGCCGGGCCCCGACCTCGGCCAGCCGGGCCGTCAGGGCGCCGGCGTCCTCGTCCGGGTGGACGGGGACCTCGGCGGCCAGCAGCATCGGGCCGGTGTCCATGCCGGCGTCGATCACGAAGGTGGTGACCCCGGTGACCTCGGCCCCGTCGAGCAGGGCCCGCTGCACCGGCGCGGCCCCGCGGTAGGCGGGCAGGAGCGAGAAGTGGAGGTTGATGATCCCCCGGGGCAGGGCGGCCAGCACCGGGTCGGGCAGCAGGTAGCCGAACGCGCAGGCCACGCCGATGTCGGCCCCGGTCGCGGCCAGCCGCCCGGGCAGCTCGGGGTCGCGGCCGGACGACGGCTCCAGCACCGGCACCCCGGCGGCCAGGGCGGCCTGCTTGACCGGCGAGGGCTGCGGCGTCCCGCCCCGCCGGTCGCGGGGCCGGTCCGGCCGGGTCACCACCGCCACCACCTCGTGCGCCGAGGCGAGCAGCGCCTGCAGCGGCGGCACGGCCGCCGCCGGCGTGCCCAGGTAGACGACCCGCACCGCCCGACCCCTACAGGGTCTTGTCGGGCTTGATGGCCAGGTCCGACCGGTGCAGGTGCGGCTCGATGCCCGCCTGGAGCTCGAGGTCGAGCTCGCGCTCGCGCCACTGCTTGAGGGCCCGCTTGCGGTCGCCCCGGGACAGCCGCTCGATGAACAGCACCCCGTCCAGGTGGTCGATCTCGTGCTGGATGCAGCGGGCCAGCAGCCCCTCCCCGGTCAGCTCCAGCGGCCGGCCGCGGACGTCGACGGCCGACGCCGTGACGACCATGGCCCGCTTGCAGGCATAGTAGAGGCCGGGAAACGACAGGCAGCCCTCCTCGCCGTCCTGCTCGCCCTCCCAGCGGGTGATGACGGGGTTGACCAGCACCCCGTGCGGGTGCTCGCCGGTCTCCTCGTCGGGCGGGAGGTCGTAGGCGAACATCCGCTTGAGCACCCCCACCTGGGGCGCGGCCAGGCCGACGCCGTGGGCGGCCCGGAGGGTCTCCAGCAGGTCGTCGCCGAAGCGGGCCAGCTCGGCGTCGAACCGGGTCACCCGGTCCGACCGCTGGGTCAGGACCGGGTCGCCGTACAGCCGGATCTCGAGCACTGCCACGTGACGCGTCTCCTCGTTCAGCCAGGGTGCTGGCGGGGGGCGGCGAGGACTTCGAGGGGCTCGACGTCCACCGACATGCGCGGGCCGCCGGCCCGGGATGCCTCGGTGAGCAGGGGCCGGAGGGCCCTGGCCGCCGACTCGGCGTCCTCGACCTTGGCGATGATACGCCAGCCCCTGCCCATGGCCGCCGGCCCGAGCAGCTCGACCTTGGGCCCGAAGGCGGCGGCCAGGGCGGCCCCGGCCGCGTCGGCCTCCTCCGGCTCCGGCCCCTCGACCAGGACCAGCCGCCGGGCCGGGGGGAAGCCGAGCTCGACCCGGCGGGGCAGCTCGTGGCGCCAGAAGAACTCCGGGTCCCAGCGGACCAGGGCCTGGACGGCGTGGTGGCCGCCGTGGCGGGTCTGGAGGACGAGGCGGCCGGCGCCGCCCCGGGGGCCGCACCAGGTGGCGGCCCGGCTCCAGGTCCGGTAGGCCTCCTCGGCCGCCCGGACCTCGGCCTGGCCGAGGGCGGTGTCGGCGCCGACCACGACCACGGTGCGGCAGCCGGTCAGCGGCGGGTGGTCCTTGACCCCGGCCACGGTGCCGACGACCACCCCGGGCCGCTGCCCGGCCCAGGGGGGCACCATGCCCGGGTCGACCACCTCCCGGTCCAGCCGCCACACCGGCACCCCGGGCAGGATGCGGGCCAGCTCGGCCGCGACCTGCCCGGCGGTGCGGGCCCCGGGGGCGGCCGGGTCGGCCCCGCCGCGCCGCGGCACCAGCACGTAGGCGGGCTCGTCGCGGGCCAGGGCGGCCCGGATGGCGGCCAGGCCGCGGGGGTGGAGGCGGGCCGCGGCCGGGCCCTCGTCGTCGGGGTCGACCACCTCGACCAGGGGCCGGGCCGCCCGCTCGGCCGCCCGGTCGGGGGCGAGCAGCCGGCACTGGCCGGCCTGCATGGCGGCCACGGCCTCGGCCGAGGGCACGGTGCCGGTGAGCACGCACAGGGCCCGGGCGGCGGCGGCCCGGCGCAGGGCGACGTCGCGGGCGTGGAAGCGGGGGGTGCGCTGCTCCTTGTGGGCGAAGTTGGCCTCGTCGTCCACGACCACGCACCCGAGCGCGGGCAGCGGGGCGAGCACGCTGGAGCGCCCCCCGACAACGACCAGCCGCCGCCCCCGCCGCAGCTCGGCCCAGGCCCGGTACCGCCGCCGGTCCGACAGGTCGCTGGCCAGGTCGGCCGCGTCCGGGAACGCCTTGCGCACGGCGTCCCCCACCGCCGACCCCGCCGCCACCTCCGGCGTCACCACGATCGCCCCCCGCCCCCGTTCCAGCGCCGCCTCCACCAGCGCGATCACCCGCGCCCCCGGTCCTCCCCGGGCAGCGGCCGCCAGTAGACCGCCCCCGCGGCGGGGCTGGGAAACGCCGCGGCGGGACTGTGGGCGGCGGGACTGTGGACGGCCGCGCGCACCCCTCCCGGCTGTCGGCTACCCTCCCGTGCAGGGGCCCCACCACCAGGTGGGTGGGGGTGCGGCGCGCCCGGGGGGTGGGGATGCGGCGCGCCCGGGGGGTGCGGCGCGCCCGCCTCGACCGACGCCTCGACCGACGCCTCGACCGACGCCTCGACGGCGGCGACCCTTGGGGGGACGGCCAGGCGGAGGGTGTCGACCACGGTGGCGGCGTAGCGGGTGGCGACCCAGCGGAGGAGGTCGAGCTCGTGGGAGCCGAACGAGGGGATGGGCGAGACGACCCGGAGGATGTCGCGGGCGTCGGGGGGGAGCTCGGCGGCCGGGCCGACGACCCAGGCGTCGACCCGGCGGCGGCCGCCGAAGGGGACCTTGACCCTGCTGCCCAGGTGGACGTCGGGCCGCAGGGCCTCGGGGACCCGGTAGGTGAAGGGCCGGTCCAGGTGGAACAGGGGCACGTCGACCAGCACCTGGACGGCTTGGCTGCTCAGGTCCAGGTCCAGCCGGGTTCCCCTCTCCCCCCGGTGGCGGGGTTACAGCGAGCGGGCCGCCTTGGCCAGCTCCTCGGCCGGGGAGGTCGACTCCCAGGTGAACTCGGGCTCGGAGCGGCCGAAGTGGCCGTAGGCGGCGGTCTTGCGGTAGATGGGCCGGCGCAGCTCCAGGTCGCGGACGATCGCGGCCGGGCGCAGGTCGAAGAACTCGGGCAGGAGCTTGCCGAGCTTCTCCGGGTCGACCTGCTCGGTCCCGAAGGTCTCCACGAACACGCTGACCGGGTGGGCGACGCCGATGGCGTAGGCGACCTGGACCTCGCAGCGCTCGGCCAGGCCGGCCGCGACCACGTTCTTGGCCACCCAGCGGACCGCGTAGGCCGCCGACCGGTCGACCTTGGTCGGGTCCTTGCCGGAGAAGGCGCCGCCGCCGTGGCGGGCCATGCCGCCGTAGGTGTCGACGATGATCTTGCGGCCCGTCAGGCCGGTGTCGGCGTTGGGGCCGCCCAGCTCGAACCGGCCGGTCGGGTTGACGAACACCCGCATGCCCTCGGAGGCCAGGTCGTCGGGGAGGACGGCGTCGATCACGTGCTCGCGGATGTCGGGGGCGAGCAGGGTCTCGATGTCGACGTCGGGGCCGTGCTGGGTGGACACCACCACCGTGTCCAGCCGCACCGGCTTGCGGCCCTCGTACTCGACGGTGACCTGGGTCTTGCCGTCGGGGCGCAGGTAGGGGACGACCCCGGAGCGCCGCACCTCGGCCAGCCGGCGCGCCAGCCGGTGGGCCAGGGCGATCGGCACCGGCATCAGCTCGGGGGTCTCGTTGCAGGCGTAGCCGACCATCATGCCCTGGTCGCCGGCGCCCTGGGTGTCGAGCGGGTCGGTGTCGCCGGCCCGCTCCTCGAAGGCATGGTCGACGCCCTGGGCGATGTCCGGCGACTGCTCGTCGATGGCCACCGTGACCCCGCAGGTGGCCCCGTCGAAGCCGTACTTGGCCCGGTCATAGCCGATGCCGAGGATGGTCCGGCGGACCACGTTCGGGATGTCGACGTAGGTCTTGGTGGAGATCTCCCCGGCCACCACCACCAGGCCGGTGGTGATCAGGGTCTCGCAGGCCACGCGGCCGGCCGGGTCGTCGCGCAGGATCTCGTCAAGGATGGCGTCCGAGATCTGGTCCGCGATCTTGTCCGGGTGACCTTCGGTCACCGACTCGGACGTGAACAGGTACCGGTTCGCCACGTGTGTGCCTCCAAGGGAGTTCGCGCCGCGCATCGGCGGCAAGCCATCGCCGAAGGGTAGCCGGGCCCCGGGCGCGAGGCAAACCCCTCGCCGCTGGATCGATGCCCGGCCGTGACCTCAGCGCAACTTGCGGAAGAACGCCCGGACGTCCTCGACCAGCAGGTCGGGGGCTTCCAGGGCGGCGAAGTGGCCGCCGCGCTCGTACTCGGTCCAGTGGCCGACGTTGCCCTCGGGGTCGATCAGGCGCCGGACCAGGTCGTCGCCGGCGGCGAACACGGCCCAGCCGGAGGGGACCTCGGACGGGCCCGGCCACTCGCCGCCGTGGGCGGCCTCGTAGAGGAACTGGGCGGCCGAGGCGCCGGTGCCGGTGAACCAGTAGATGCTGACGTTGGTGAGCAGCCGGTCGCGGTCGACGGCGTCCTCGGGCAGGTCGGCCGCCGGGTCGGTCCACTCCTTGAACTTCTCGACGATCCAGGCCAGCTGCCCGGCCGGGGAGTCGGTGAGGGCGTAGGCGATCGTCTGGGGCCGGGTCGTCTGCAGGGCGATGTAGCCGAGGCCGTCGGCCTTGAACTGGCGCATCCGCTCCAGGGTGGCCCGGTGCTCGGCGGTGACGGCCGCCTTGTCGGCCACCTCGTCGGGCGGGAGGGCGACGGCGCCGACGGCCAGCGGGTCGCTGTTGACGTGGACGCCGGCCACGTGGCCGGGGTCGAGGCTGCCCAGCATCCCGGTGACCCCGGCGCCGATGTCGCCGCCCTGGGCGCCGTAGCGGTCGTAGCCGAGGCGGGCCATCAGCTCGACCCAGGCCCGGGCCGTGCGGCCCATGGCCCACCCCGGCTCCCGGACCGGCGAGGAGAAGCCGAAGCCGGGCAGGGAGGGGGCGACCAGATGGAAGGCGTCGGCCGGGTCGCCGCCGTGGGCCCGCGGATCGGTCAGGGGCCCGACCAGGTCCAGGAACTCCACCACCGACCCGGGGTAGCCGTGGGTGACGACCAGCGGCAGGGCGTCCGGCTCGGGCGAGCGGGCGTGCAGGAAGTGGATGGGCTGGCCGTCGATCACGGTGGTGAACTGGGGCACCTGGTTGAGCCTGGCCTCCTGGGCCCGCCAGTCGAACCCGTCCCGCCAGTAGCCGGCCAGCTCCTTGAGGTAGTCCAGCGGCACCCCGCGGCTCCAGCCCGCTCCCGGCACCTCCCCGGGCCAGCGGGTCCGGCCCAGCCGGTCCTGGAGAGCATCCAGGTCCGCCTGGGGAATGTCCACCCGGAACGGCTGGATCGCCGTGTCGGCCATGTCGCCCGCCTCCTTAGGGGAAGGAACTGGGGGAAGGAACGTCCCTCGATTCTAGCGGAACGGAATATTTTATTCCACTAAGAATGCTCTCAGGAACCGGCGGTGCGGAGGGCCTCGACCCGGTCCAGGAGGCGGGCGGCGATGGCCGCCTTGGAGGACCGGGGGAGCTCCTCGACGTGGTCGGCGTCGACCAGGTAGGCGTCGGCGTCGTCGGCCCCGAAGGCCGAGCGGGCGCCCTCGACGTGGTTGAGGACGACCAGGTCGAGGCGCTTGGCCTCGAGCTTGCCGCGGGCCCCGGCCAGGTGGTCGCCGGTCTCGGCGGCGAAGCCGACCAGGACCTGGCCGGGCCGGCGGCGGCGGCCCAGCTCGGCCAGGGTGTCGGGGGTCGGCTCGAGGACGACCTCGGGGACGCCCTGGTCCTTCTTGAGCTTGCCCTCGGCGACCCGCTTGGGCCGGAAGTCGGCCACCGCGGCGGCCATGATGAGCACGTCCTGGGCGTCGGCCTCGGCCAGGACGGCGTCGTAGAGCTGCTGGGCGGTCTCGACCCGGACGAGGCGGGCCCCGGCCGGCGGGTCGACGGTGGTGGCGGCGGCCACGGCGGTGACCTCGGCCCCGCGGCCGAGCGCCTCGGCCACGATCGCCGCCCCCATCCGGCCCGAGGAGCGGTTGCCGAGGTAGCGGACCGGGTCGAGCGGCTCCCGGGTCCCGCCCAGGCTGACCAGCACCCGGGTGCCGGCCAGGGTCTTGGCCGGGGCGAGGGCGGAGATCACGCCGGCGACCAGGTCGTCGAGCTCGGCCAGGCGGCCGGGGCCGACGTCGCCGGAGGTCAGCGGGCCCGACGCCGGGGGCACGATCCGGACCCCGCGCGCCTCCAGGGTCTGGAGGTTGGCCCGGGTGGCCGGGTGCTCCCACATCTCGGTGTGCATGGCCGGGGCGACCACCACCGGACCGGGGAAGGCCAGGGCGATGTTGGTGAGCAGGTCGTCGGCCAGGCCGGCGGCCAGCCGGGCCAGGGTGTGGGCGGTCGCCGGGGCGACCACCAGGACCTGGCCCCAGCGGGCCAGGGCCACGTGCTCGACCGCCGCCGGGTCGTCCCAGACCGAGGCCGGCACCCGCCGGCCGGTGAGGGCGGCGAAGGTGGCCCTGGTGACCATCCGCTCGGCGTCGGCGGTGAGCAGCGGCTGGACCTCGGCCCCGGCGCGCTGCAGCTCGCGGGCCAGCTCGGCCGCCTTGTAGGCGGCGATCCCCCCCGTCACCCCCAGCAGCACCCGCGCCCCGGCCAGCGGCGACCTTCCCGCACCCCCTGCCGGCTGGGCCACCGTTACTTGATGGACTCGGCGACCTCGGCCGGGCGCTCCCAGTTCAGCTTGTCCTCGACCAGCTCCTGGAGGGCGACCGAGAGGGCCTTGCGGTTGGGGCCGGTGTCGACCATCGGCGGCACGAACTCGCCGATGCCCTCACCGAGCTGGCTGTAGTAGCCGTTGATCTGCCTGGCCCGCCTGGCGGCCAGGATGACCAGGGTGTACTTGGAGTCGACCCGGGCCAGCAGTTCGTCGATCTTGGGTTCGATCATCAGTGCTTCCGCTCCTTGACACGCGTGTGACCGCCGTTGATGGTACGCCGTCTCAGCCGGTCGACGATCTCGACCACCTCGCGGGCGGCCGTTTCCAGATCGTCGTTGACCACGGTGACGTCGAACTCGGGCTCGGCGGCGAGCTCGTCGGAGGCCTTGGCCAGGCGCCCGCGGATCTGCTGGTCGGTCTCGCTGCCCCGGGTGCGCAGCCGCCGCTCCAGCTCCTGGAGGCTCGGCGGGGTGATGAACACCATGAAGGCCCGCGGGTCGGCCGCCTTGACCTGCCGGGCGCCCTGGACGTCGATCTCGACCAGGACGTCGCGGCCCTCGGCCAGGGCGCGGTCGATCGGCTCCCGCGGCGTGCCGTAGCGCTCGCCGAAGATGTCGGCCCACTCGAGGAACCCGCCGGCGGCGACCATGTCGTCGAAGTCGGCCCGCTCCACGAAGTGGTAGTGACGGCCCTCGTCCTCGCGGGCCCGCGGCTGGCGGGTGGTGGCCGAGATGGACAGCTCCAGGTCGGGCAGGGCGGCCAGCAGCCTGGCCACGATGGCCCCCTTGCCGACCCCCGACGGGCCGGCGAGCACGATCAGCCTGCCTCGCCGACCCGACTGCTGGCACCCCCCACCATTGGCCAACGCGGGGTGCTTGCTACTTCTTGCCGCCGAACTCGGCGAGCAGGGCGTCCTTCTGCTTGGAGCCGAGGCCGCGGACCCGGCGGGAGGCGGAGATGTCGAGCTTCTCCATGATCTTGCGGGCGCGCACCTTGCCGACCCCGGGCATGCTCTCGAGCACGCTGGAGACCTTCATCTTGCCCACCGTCTCGTCGGAGTCCTTGGCAAGGACGGTGGCCAGGCTCATGTTGCCGCTCTTGAGCTGTGCCTTGAGCTCAGCCCGCTTGCGGCGGGCTTCGGCAGCCTTCTCCAACGCCTGCTGGCGCTGCTCGGGCGTCAGGGTTGGCAGGGGCATTCGGGCCTCCTCGTGACCTCGTTCTGGATCGAAGACTCGCGGATTCTATGCATACCTTGGCGGCGGCCACAATCTATCGGCGCTGGTCAGAACCCTCCTCTGTTGACAAACCGTCAAATTGACCATGTTTGGGCGCCGCCGCGAGGGCCTGGTCGCGCACCGCCCGGGCGGCCCCGCCCACGTCGTCTGACCTGGTGATCGGCCGCCCGACGACGATCCGGGTGGCCCCGGCGGACATGGCCGCCGCCGGGGTCGCGACCCGCGCCTGGTCGTCTGCGGCCGAGGACGCAAGCAGACGCACCCCCGGGCAGATCAGCTCGACCGAGGGGCCGAGCCGGGCCCGCAGGGCGGCAGCCTCCAGGGGGGAGCAGACGATGGCCGGGCAGCCGCGGCCGACGGCCAGGTCGGCCAGGCGGGGGACGGCCTCGGCGGCCGGGGGCAGGCCGGCGGCGGCCAGGTCGGCCGGGGAGGCGCTGGTCAGGATCGTGACCGCGGCCACCCGGCAGCGGTCGCCGGCCGCCTGGACGGCCGCCTCCAGCATGGCCGGCCCGCCCAGGGCGTGGACGGTGACCAGCTCGGCCCCGGCCCGGGCGGCGGCCCGCATGCCGCCGGCCACCGTGGCCGGGATGTCGTGCAGCTTGAGGTCGAGCATCACCCGGCGGCCGTCGCCGGCGAGGGCCCCGACCGCGGCCGGCCCGGCGGCCCCGAACAGCTCCAGGCCGACCTTGACCATCCCGGCCGCCTCCCCGGCGGCCCGCGACCAGGCGGCCGCCTGCTCCAGGTCGTCGGTGTCCAGGGCCAGCACCAGCGGCGACTCCATCCGCGGAGCCTACCCGGGGCCTGTGACCGGCATCAGCGCTCGGCCTTGAACAGCGCCGGGAGGTCGGCGGGCGCGGCGGCGCCGGCGGCGGCGAGGTAGCGCTCCAGGCTCTCGGCGACCTCGACCACCGCTCGAGGGTTGATGAAGTTGCCGGTGCCGACGGCGACCGCGGCCGCCCCGACGAGCAGGAGCTCGGCCGCGTCGTCGCCGGTGACGACGCCGCCGGTGCCGACGATCGGCACCCCGGGGAGGGCCTGGGCGACCTGCCAGACGCAGCGGACGGCCACCGGCCGGATCGCCGGGCCGGACAGGCCGCCGGTGACCGCGGCCAGCCGGGGGCGGCGCGTCCGGGTGTCGACGGCCATGCCGAGCAGGGTGTTGATCAGGGTGAGCCCGTCCGCCCCGGCCTCCACCACCGCCCTGGCCACGGCGACAATGTCGGTGACGTCGGCGGTGAGCTTGGCCAGCACCGGGACCGAGGTGGCCCGCTTGACGACCCGGACGACCTCGGCGGCGGCCGCCGGGTCGGTGGCGAACACCTCGCCGCGGTGCTCGACGTTGGGGCAGGACAGGTTGACCTCGACCAGGGCCACCCCCGGCTCGCCGTCCAGGCGGGCGGCCAGGCGGCCGAACTCGTCCGGGCTGCGGCCGACCAGGCTGGCCACCACGGTCGCCCCGGCCTCGGCCAGGAACCGGAGGTCGCCGGCGCAGAACGCCTCCACGCCCGGGTTCTGGAGGCCGATGGCGTTGAGCATCCCCGAGGGGGTCTCGGCCGTCCGGGGGGTGGGGCGGCCGCGGCGGGGCTCCAGGCTGACCGACTTGGTGACGATCCCCCCCAGGGCGGCCAGGTCGACCCAGCCGGCCATCTCCCGCCCGAACCCGAAGCACCCGGAGGCGGCCAGCACCGGCGTCTTCAGCCGGACCCCGCACAGGTCGACCGACAGGTCCACCGTCACCGGACGGCTCCCTCCAGGTCGGGGTGGCCGAGCTCGGCCCAGGCGATCGCGGCGCCGTCGAACACGGGCCCCTCCAGGCAGGAACGGGCCATGCGGGTCGCCCCGGGCCCCGCTCCCCCGCCGTCGCCGACGGGCAGGACGCAGGAGAAGCAGATGCCGGTGCCGCAGGCCATCTGCTCCTCGACCGCGACCTGGCAGGGCACGCCGGCGGCGGCGGCCAGGCGGCTGACGGCGGCCAGCATGGGCATGGGGCCGCAGGCGTAGACCCGCTCGGCCCCGGTGCTCGCGAGCAGGCCGGCCAGGGGGTCGGTGACCAGCCCGCGCCGCCCCGCCGACCCGTCGTCGGTGGTCACGGTCAGGCTGTGGCCGAGCCGCTTGGCCTCCATGGCGTCGAGCAGGCGGCCGGCGGTGGCCGCCCCGATCACGAAGTCGACCCGGCAGCGCCGCGCCCGCAGCTCGGTGGCCAGGAAGAACAGCGGGGCGGTGCCGTAGCCGCCGCCGACCAGCAGGCAGCCGGCCGGCCCCTCCGGGGGGTCGAACGGCCGCCCCAGGGGCCCGAGGGCGTCGACCACGTCGTGGGGCCGCAGCCGGGCCAGGGCCCGGGTCCCGGCCCCGACGACGTCGAACACGACCTCGACCGTTCCCATCCCCGTGCCCGGCCGCTCGACCTTGTGGACCGAGAAGGGCCGCCGCAGCGGGAACGAGCGGTCCTCGCCGGCCAGCAGGTGGACGAACTGCCCCGGCCGGGCGTGCTCGGCGATCCTCGGCGCGACCAGGGTGAGGGCCTGGTAGGCCCCGGTCCGGCGCCGCTCCAGGACCTCGCACCGCTCCCGGACCGGGGTCATGGCCGTTCCCCGGGCCCCGGCGGCCGGCCAGGCGCCGGCCCGCCGCCGGCTGAGCCGTCGTGCCAGGCCTGGAGGGGGCGGACGGCCAGCTCGCCGGCCAGGCGGGCCTCGATGCCCTGGACGACGGCGGTGAGGCCGGACAGGGTGGTGATGCAGGGGATGTCGGCGGCCACGGCGGCGATGCGGATGTCGTAGCCGTCCTCGCGGGCCCCGGGGCCGGCGGGCGTGTTGACGACCAGGTCGATCTCTCCGGCGCGGATCTTGTCGACCACGTTGTCGGGCCCCTCGTGGCCCTTGCGGACGACCGCCGCCTCCATGCCGTTGCGGCGCAGGACCCCGGCCGTGCCGGTGGTCGCGACCAGGGTGAAGCCGAGGTCGGCGAGGCGCTTGGCCGGCAGCACGATGGCCCGCTTGTCGGCGTTGCGGACCGACAGGAAGGCCGCCCCCTTGGCCGGCAGGGCCCCGTAGGCGGCCTCCTGGCTCTTGGCGAAGGCGGCCCCGAAGCGGGCGTCGATCCCCAGCACCTCGCCGGTGGAGCGCATCTCCGGGCCGAGCAGCGAGTCGGCCCCGGGGAAGCGGGCGAACGGCAGCACCGCCTCCTTGACCCCGACGTGGGCCGGCTCCGACGCCCGGAGGCCGAGCCCGGCCAGGGTCGAGCCGGTCATCAGCCAGGCCGCCGCCTTGGCCACGGGCAGGCCGGTGACCTTCTCCACGAACGGGACCGACCTGCTCGCCCTCGGGTTGGCCTCGAGCACGTACAGCCGCTGGCCCTTGAAGGCGAACTGGACGTTGAGGATCCCGACGACCCCGAGGGCCCGGCCGAGGCGGGCGGTGGCCTCCTCGACGGCCGCGACCTGGTCGGCCCCGAGGGTGATGGGCGGGAGCACGCAGGCCGAGTCGCCGGAATGGATCCCGGCCTCCTCGATGTGCTCCATCACCCCGCAGACCAGCACCTGCCCGGTCGTGTCGCACAGGGCGTCGACGTCGACCTCGACGGCGTCCTCCAGGAACCGGTCGACCAGCACGGGACGGCTCCCGTTCCCCTGAGCGGCGGTCAGCGCAC
Encoded proteins:
- a CDS encoding dihydroorotate dehydrogenase electron transfer subunit, producing MTPVRERCEVLERRRTGAYQALTLVAPRIAEHARPGQFVHLLAGEDRSFPLRRPFSVHKVERPGTGMGTVEVVFDVVGAGTRALARLRPHDVVDALGPLGRPFDPPEGPAGCLLVGGGYGTAPLFFLATELRARRCRVDFVIGAATAGRLLDAMEAKRLGHSLTVTTDDGSAGRRGLVTDPLAGLLASTGAERVYACGPMPMLAAVSRLAAAAGVPCQVAVEEQMACGTGICFSCVLPVGDGGGAGPGATRMARSCLEGPVFDGAAIAWAELGHPDLEGAVR